The genomic region gtggttttgttagtgattTTGTTGGTAGTTTTGTTGGTGATTTTATTAGTGGTTTTGTTGGTGGTTTagttagtggttttgttagtgaatGATCTTTTGTTAGTGAATGATTAaagttgtttttaattttgtggGATTTCTTTCCAAAATTTTCGAGGAGAGTTGTTTGTGGTGGGGTTGGGTGtgatttgaaaatttaatttgtaatttaAATCAATTGAATTCAAATTCTATATATATAGGCGTAATACAAGTAAATCGACACCATTAGGTTTGATTTACCAGAGACTCACAATGACTGTAAATTGAAGCTATTATATTCGATTTAGTATTGGTAATAAATCGAAACCATTTGTTTTGATTTATTATGGGTAAAAATCGAAGTCCATTGATCTATAACTCATTGTAAATCAACTTCAATTCATTCGATTTATTAAGGGAACTAAATCGAAATTGCTTGTTCGATTTATATGTAAATCCTAAATCAACTAATTCGAATCAAATAAACTTCATTTAGTGTACTATCaagattaatttaaattcaataaatttgatttatataaaACTATGTTAGAAGATTTCGACGTAATATTTTTAGATTTAGAGAATACATATAAAATTAGACTAACTTTAATTTATGAAGATCATTTATCCTTAAATTGTGTTGTGGATTGGACCCCTAAAACTGGCACAAGCATACTAGGTAGTAGGCACTATAAAAGGCAAATGCAACTTTCTTGGCGCAAAACTACACAAGGCATTTCACACTTAAGAGGCCTGTTAAGTATTTATGTGAAACACTGTAGCTTCAGGTTTCAAGAAAAAatagttttattatttttgccTTTTACTCTCTCCAGAATGAAATTCATTATGCTCCAGTATACCCTCAAATCTCAATAGTCAATTCTCACCGGTTTTACTATTATGTACTTTACAAtaggtaaaatatatatttatgagTTCAAAATCCATGATTGATTTATTCAACTCACTCattcaaataaataattttagtaataatatatttaaaatactTTTTTGATAAATAACAAAGTAAAAACGTTCAAGNNNNNNNNNNNNNNNNNNNNNNNNNNNNNNNNNNNNNNNNNNNNNNNNNNNNNNNNNNNNNNNNNNNNNNNNNNNNNNNNNNNNNNNNNNNNNNNNNNNNNNNNNNNNNNNNNNNNNNNNNNNNNNNNNNNNNNNNNNNNNNNNNNNNNNNNNNNNNNNNNNNNNNNNNNNNNNNNNNNNNNNNNNNNNNNNNNNNNNNNNNNNNNNNNNNNNNNNNNNNNNNNNNNNNNNNNNNNNNNNNNNNNNNNNNNNNNNNNNNNNNNNNNNNNNNNNNNNNNNNNNNNNNNNNNNNNNNNNNNNNNNNNNNNNNNNNNNNNNNNNNNNNNNNNNNNNNNNNNNNNNNNNNNNNNNNNNNNNNNNNNNNNNNNNNNNNNNNNNNNNNNNNNNNNNNNNNNNNNNNNNNNNNNNNNNNNNNNNNNNNNNNNNNNNNNNNNNNNNNNNNNNNNNNNNNNNNNNNNNNNNNNNNNNNNNNNNNNNNNNNNNNNNNNNNNNNNNNNNNNNNNNNNNNNNNNNNNNNNNNNNNNNNNNNNNNNNNNNNNNNNNNNNNNNNNNNNNNNNNNNNNNNNNNNNNNNNNNNNNNNNNNNNNNNNNNNNNNNNNNNNNNNNNNNNNNNNNNNNNNNNNNNNNNNNNNNNNNNNNNNNNNNNNNNNNNNNNNNNNNNNNNNNNNNNNNNNNNNNNNNNNNNNNNNNNNNNNNNNNNNNNNNNNNNNNNNNNNNNNNNNNNNNNNNNNNNNNNNNNNNNNNNNNNNNNNNNNNNNNNNNNNNNNNNNNNNNNNNNNNNNNNNNNNNNNNNNNNNNNNNNNNNNNNNNNNNNNNNNNNNNNNNNNNNNNNNNNNNNNNNNNNNNNNNNNNNNNNNNNNNNNNNNNNNNNNNNNNNNNNNNNNNNNNNNNNNNNNNNNNNNNNNNNNNNNNNNNNNNNNNNNNNNNNNNNNNNNNNNNNNNNNNNNNNNNNNNNNNNNNNNNNNNNNNNNNNNNNNNNNNNNNNNNNNNNNNNNNNNNNNNNNNNNNNNNNNNNNNNNNNNNNNNNNNNNNNNNNNNNNNNNNNNNNNNNNNNNNNNNNNNNNNNNNNNNNNNNNNNNNNNNNNNNNNNNNNNNNNNNNNNNNNNNNNNNNNNNNNNNNNNNNNNNNNNNNNNNNNNNNNNNNNNNNNNNNNNNNNNNNNNNNNNNNNNNNNNNNNNNNNNNNNNNNNNNNNNNNNNNNNNNNNNNNNNNNNNNNNNNNNNNNNNNNNNNNNNNNNNNNNNNNNNNNNNNNNNNNNNNNNNNNNNNNNNNNNNNNNNNNNNNNNNNNNNNNNNNNNNNNNNNNNNNNNNNNNNNNNNNNNNNNNNNNNNNNNNNNNNNNNNNNNNNNNNNNNNNNNNNNNNNNNNNNNNNNNNNNNNNNNNNNNNNNNNNNNNNNNNNNNNNNNNNNNNNNNNNNNNNNNNNNNNNNNNNNNNNNNNNNNNNNNNNNNNNNNNNNNNNNNNNNNNNNNNNNNNNNNNNNNNNNNNNNNNNNNNNNNNNNNNNNNNNNNNNNNNNNNNNNNNNNNNNNNNNNNNNNNNNNNNNNNNNNNNNNNNNNNNNNNNNNNNNNNNNNNNNNNNNNNNNNNNNNNNNNNNNNNNNNNNNNNNNNNNNNNNNNNNNNNNNNNNNNNNNNNNNNNNNNNNNNtaataacaaataaaaattatttatttaatttcataTTAAGTCATGAATTTCACTTAATTTGTGCATATTAATTATGTATGAGTCTCTATTTATCAACAAAGTTTAGATGTTAAACTAACAACGAAATATACCTCTTTTGATTTAATGGTACAATTAAACATAACAAAAATATCTGTAAAAATAGATATTCAAAAGTATTACTTGCGATGAGAGATTAATAGAGATAAAGACGGGATAAAAATATCTATTTCATAAAGATTTGTCGTCTTATCGAATCATTCAAAaggtataaaattttaattaaaaaatttctaaaatttttcaagactaatataactaatttaaaatatttaataaataagttTAATTNNNNNNNNNNNNNNNNNNNNNNNNNNNNNNNNNNNNNNNNNNNNNNNNNNNNNNNNNNNNNNNNNNNNNNNNNNNNNNNNNNNNNNNNNNNNNNNNNNNNNNNNNNNNNNNNNNNNNNNNNNNNNNNNNNNNNNNNNNNNNNNNNNNNNNNNNNNNNNNNNNNNNNNNNNNNNNNNNNNNNNNNNNNNNNNNNNNNNNNNNNNNNNNNNNNNNNNNNNNNNNNNNNNNNNNNNNNNNNNNNNNNNNNNNNNNNNNNNNNNNNNNNNNNNNNNNNNNNNNNNNNNNNNNNNNNNNNNNNNNNNNNNNNNNNNNNNNNNNNNNNNNNNNNNNNNNNNNNNNNNNNNNNNNNNNNNNNNNNNNNNNNNNNNNNNNNNNNNNNNNNNNNNNNNNNNNNNNNNNNNNNNNNNNNNNNNNNNNNNNNNNNNNNNNNNNNNNNNNNNNNNNNNNNNNNNNNNNNNNNNNNNNNNNNNNNNNNNNNNNNNNNNNNNNNNNNNNNNNNNNNNNNNNNNNNNNNNNNNNNNNNNNNNNNNNNNNNNNNNNNNNNNNNNNNNNNNNNNNNNNNNNNNNNNNNNNNNNNNNNNNNNNNNNNNNNNNNNNNNNNNNNNNNNNNNNNNNNNNNNNNNNNNNNNNNNNNNNNNNNNNNNNNagtaactaattaaaaaataaataatttttttaaaataaaattgaccATTTACTTTTGTATTAGATAAATATTAAAATCTTTTAAATATGAAATGTACTGTAATTTTTTTGTGAAAAGATCAGTATTCAGTAACTTCTGTATTTATGCATAAAAGAAGAAAGCATAGCAGTTATGAAGCTGATAATTCAAAACTCAAAAAGTAATGctaataaagacaaaaaaaaaaatatcatacaAAAGATTAATATGTTTtaagaaaaaattcaaacaaaaataatattttaaggtAAAAATTTAGGTGTAATGGATTTCACATAAAGTTGATACTTGAGAACCGTTAGATGATTTAacttatttaattgaatttttatttaacgGCTCTcgaatatcaacttcacgtaaagtcgacttcaTCTGAGTTTTcatcatattttaattttaatcaaaCAGTTAACATTAAAGTATTGTTGACCAACGGAGTTCTTTCAAGTCAATATATATTTTGAAGCCATGAATTGATGAAAAAGGTTAAGCCGTGATCAACAAGTTTCTTTCTTATCACCACCATTTTAAATGATAGTCTCTTTCAATTCCatgagataaataaataaataaaaacaaattaaataatatgATCTTTGGACCAATTTTCAATTTTGATTCGGGTCCTCTCAGTTCCAACTTCCAAGTCATTATGTTCTTTAATTATATCCAGTTTGTTGTACTTTCCATCAAGATATGTcacgtgaaaaaaaaaaataaaaataaaataaaaatttagttaacgTGTATTTAGTTAATATATGTTCCAAAGATATAAGATAAAATGCTATTAATAAACAGATTTAGTTAAcaaatattttaagagtataaGATAAGATTAATATTtgtaaaacttttaaaattttatctttaataaacatattaaaatttaaattttatgtaTGTTTCACAAAACTTTTAATTACTAACTTCAATTAAGTTAAAGTTATAAGCatctacaaaaaaaaattaaaaaataaattttgttgaaaGAAAGAatatattacaaaattatttattaaaatatccttatttaataagtaatttattgaataaatattttattaccGGTAGGATAAAAGTACAAATGATACTAAATAAATGTATAGCTCAATTAATAATATCAGCTTAGGTATTAATTACAGGATTTTACATAATTTTGACTATATACCAACTACAGattgattaaaattaaaattatttaaattaaaagtcATAGTACTGATACCTACAATATAGGCCAAGTAGTTAGAAAGaaatataaagaacaaaaatattatatttttttaacaatgacctattttaattgttattattattttattgcaTTAAGTATTGAGGATACATGTTAAATATTGATATGATAAGTCTTGTCATAATAGCATTTCAATTTGTCACATCAATAATTAAGGATTGATGGAAAAGGTTAAAACTTgatcaacaaatttttttttgttgtcacCACCATTTCAAGTCATAGTCTTTTCCAATTCAAATAAATggatgaataaaaataattaatttgaattggaataataattaatttattagtgagtttaaaataaatattaaaaatttaatttttttatatataatttattaattaataataaatttttaataaNNGCATTTTTTGCAATCGACTTACAAAAAAACGTTTAACTTTTGtaagtattaatttttaaattaatttagaaattaaCGTATATAAAATTTGTTTTATAAGAcacttaaaattataaaaactgtacttttattaaattaatattcgttttttattttaagaatgagctaattataaaattaaaaataatataaaaactcaatatatatatataggagagACAATTTTCACAATTCAgccaaaagaaaaaatgaaacatGAATCGATCAAAGCACGcatatatgtaattcgaatcaaaccAGCTCGAACTAGAAACATGAGTAATTTGAATCAAGGTTGTTCGAATTATATGGAGGGTAATTCGAAGCTAGTCAATTCGAACTAGCAATGCACAATCGTAGGTAGTTCGAAGAGACCTTATTCGAATTATGCATAGAATAGTTCGAATTACTATGATTCGAATTATGGAGGGCCAGACGTGTATAAATATGGTGTGAACGTGAATTCATCTCATTAGAGTGACaaaatggctagtgaggagagttttgtaatGTTGGTGCATTACAGATGGTCAATTAAGAGAAAAACACGATCTGGTGTGAAGTTCATTGATAAGGATCCTCTGAGTATTTTTATGAGACCTACGACGAGATTCGATGACTTTGTGAATTCTATCATACAAAAACTTGGGCTGCAAGGCGTGAAACGGGTTCAGAAGTTATTCTATCGCATTCCTATCTCAGTGCTGCGAGATGACGTGAATTATGATTGTTTCATCATAGGGAGTGATGAGGATTTGCAGGTCCTCTTCCATTGTCGTCGGCAGTTTTCCGAGGTCAGGACACCTGAGCTGTTGacaaagttggttgatgtggtatctagCTCGAGGGGTTCAAACAGGAATACCCACACTATAGGCACGGTAGCCGGTTTTAACTCGAGACCTGTTGGTGCATCTTTGTCCGTGCCTGTGAATGCACCTCTGGAGGAGCCTGTCGCCTCCCCATCGTTCGCCGTTGATCTCAACTGCAGTGGTGGTGGAGAGGTTGGTATCGTGGATAGGGTGCCGACTTATTTACAGTGTGGGGCACCGGCTGGTATGGGTGATGCATTGctggatgatgatgacgatgatgatgtggAGTCGGACCTCATTGCTGATGACAGTGGCGATGACATTGCAGCGAGTAATCCAGCTAGGTCTggcggtggttctagctctgggacacagcagtaccctccgcacttttcatctttggacttggatgccatgagatAGGAGGGGGTTCCTGGGGATCCCACTGGATTTGGTGCTAGAGATACCCAGGGTACTGGAGGTCTGACagagtttcaggttggtcagCAGTTTCAGGATAAAGAGGAGGTTGTTTAAGCGTGAAGACGTATAGCATCCGACGCGGGGTACAATACAAAGTGGTGGAGTTCGATTATCGCAGGTACGTTGGGAAGTGTACCGAATTTGGGAACGGGTGTACATGGTTGATTAGACTAagtctccggcagcgcaagggTATTTGGGAGGTAAAACGGTACAACGGACCTCATACCTGTCTCGCGACGTCGATCTCGAGCGACCACAGGAGTATTGATTATCATGTGATCTCGGCCTTCATAATGCCAATGGTTAGAGCTGATGCATCCGTTTGCATCAAGGTACTGTTGAATGCCACGGAGGCACACTTTGGGTTCAGGCCGACTTATAGGAGGGctggttggcgaagcagaaggccatCGCCCATATTTACGGTGattgggatgagtcatacaatgAGCTGTCGTGGTGGGTCTTAGGAGTTCAGATGACGATGCCTGGCAGTGTTGCAGTGCTGAGGACGAGTCCTGTTCGAGTGGGGGGGGGGGCAGGGGGACGGCTCGCAAGCCTATTTTCACCGGCTTTTCTAGATGTTCCTACCATGTATTGAGGCATTCCGGCATTGCAAGCCGTTGGTGAGTATCGACGGGACCCACTTGTACGGTAAATATGGGGGTACGTTGCTCGTtgcgattgcacaggacgggaactccaacatccTACCTGTTGCATTTGCACTTGTGAAGGGTGAGAATGCAGAG from Arachis ipaensis cultivar K30076 chromosome B02, Araip1.1, whole genome shotgun sequence harbors:
- the LOC107626710 gene encoding uncharacterized protein LOC107626710 — encoded protein: MASEESFVMLVHYRWSIKRKTRSGVKFIDKDPLSIFMRPTTRFDDFVNSIIQKLGLQGVKRVQKLFYRIPISVLRDDVNYDCFIIGSDEDLQVLFHCRRQFSEVRTPELLTKLVDVVSSSRGSNRNTHTIGTVAGFNSRPVGASLSVPVNAPLEEPVASPSFAVDLNCSGGGEVGIVDRVPTYLQCGAPAGMGDALLDDDDDDDVESDLIADDSGDDIAASNPARYVGKCTEFGNGCTWLIRLSLRQRKGIWEVKRYNGPHTCLATSISSDHRSIDYHVISAFIMPMVRADASVCIKDGNSNILPVAFALVKGENAESWSFFLSHLRQHVTPQPGLLVISDKHNGIKAAFEAPDGGWLPPAAYRAFCIRHVAANFALIFKGKDARKLLVECSLCLRAGGMCPPTCRIILLHNGTDLLQKV